gcgagttcgactcgcacttgcccggtttttcgcATTATTACAAAGGACTAAGTtgcaaaaatgtaaaaatttatTTAACACTGACTGTTCATAATTCactgttaaataaaaaatgggGAAGAATTTAACGTAACCTCTTTGCTACCAAGTACTTTACACAAAACCATGgccctttatttattttctaaaaaCCAAATAAAATAGATTTACTAAAATTCCCACACAGTTAAAGTCACTTTCGTACGAGGAAAGATTAGTCAAGCTGGGCTTGACAACACTGCAAAAAAGGCGTGAACGTGGCGACTTGATCGAGACATTTAAAATCATTCATGGATATTACGACTGtccagcgggcgcagcacggttccatttttatcgactatcattatgcgcgtccctttcgcacttacgtacttgttagaacgtgacaggcatggtgactagggataaaaacgcgaccgtgctacgccgcctgaaCTAAGCGACCTGTTCACTCGAAACCCAAACACGCGCGCAAGAGGACACTACCTTAAACTAGTAACCACAAAGCATAAAACAAAATATCGCTAAAAACCTCATTGCAAACCGAATAGTAAATGCTTGGAACAAATTACCCTCGGAAGTTGTGAACTCTACAGCTACCGCTAAAACATACTGGATAAACTATCTAAACAGTGAAATCGTGCTAAGTGAACTATGATTTAGACGCACCAGCATCAACTGCCTGTCtaaaacgaaataataataataataaaattctttCAGGTATTCGAAATAGTGAATAACAAGATGATACCGTGGGTGATACTGATGGATGGGAACGGTCACGTGGAGAAGGGCTTCAAAACAGAGTGGGCAACGGTGAAAGATGAGATCCTTTATGTTGGCTCCATGGGGAAGGAATGGACTACCGCTGCCGGTGATTTCCAGAGCTATGACCCTATGTGGGTGAAAGTCATTAACATACATGGAGAGGtaagatttataaatatatataaaacaaaTACTACTAAAGGCTCTCTTTTGAGTTTTCTGAACAAAAAGCTAGCAAAATCCTGTCTTTTATGTCAATATATACTTAACACATTGACATATATCTAGGACTGGCCTTACATGCAGTAAGAATAGGGCATGAATGAAGCCAGTACAGCGGTATGACACCACACAACGCGATTGGTGATGAGTTCGCAACACACGCGCGATTGTTCGCAACTTGTTGCGTTAGACCGcatgattggctcgaattcgtgagtgacaccgttgcactagtaccatttttagtgcccgtaaggcccgtcctgagATATCCGTCAATGGCTTAACGCTTTGACCGCCGAAGACATTAACTGACGCGTGCGTCtgcagcccaatatcaaccttcgtgcataaGGTTCACAATGATGCGCCACACACAATAGGTGTGTTCAAAGTTCTTAATCAGAGTAATAACCCTTAGCAAAATACCATTATGGAAGTTTAGTATCCTAACCATACTAATGCaaaatccagaatttgccattgaaatttgaacctttagcacagggaatagagttgattttggttttatttgaaaattgaccgaAACAAATCAAATGCGAtcctgttccaattgaatatgatttaaatttcatcgaactgaataagtactataggcaTGACCTTGGGCCTTTGGagggtatatatttttttttagatatattacaaataccttacagactaacatacatatgtgttttataaacttaaaactaaacactatttagacgacaaaacggcGGCGGCTCCGTTGCGTctgctgctcttgtgtcggattcggcagtttgccccggaacctccgaaacacgacacctttcagCCAGAAGTATAGTCGTACGGTTTTAAAATGTCGGAATCCACTTGAGAGATTACCTGCCGAATGCCGATGCATTCATCGGCAGGTAATCGAGCGGTGAAGATGTTACCTGTTTAAAATCATTTGTTGTATTGCATTTTAAACAGGTACTTAGCGGTATCCTTTAACAAAGATAACAATGCCCATTCATTATCAGCATCCTAGAAACAGCATCACACTAATCGTGAAAACAACAGTTTACGCATGATTAAACGATATGTAGATTGTAAGTAGTTACAATAAAAGCATTGTACAATCCACTTTATCTGACgcaagttatatatatatagacttatTGCTCGAAAATGTCACGCTTTACTGATTACCACGTGTTTGTTCCACTCAATTTCatctattttaaatatattaagaacgcgtcactcacatattttaagtcgaaaaacgccaCTCcgtaccaaagaatataatactcactaggagaagaacgataactccatacaaaaaaatgtccccttcaaaagttcgtttatactactagcgctcggtaggataccattgtaattagaattgacaacccgtttagcctagcgcccctagcgggtattggcagtaatccagttcaggaagctaatggtcctgggttcgaatcccggagagggaatttctttttgtattattttattttttgttggggtcaggtttttaagagcccatcaacgtgcacactagcgccactgctgaatacattaaactaattttatgttactggattcgtcaacctacccgttcaaaactaaagcggccgtttttgttttgagctcatagattgacgaatccagcaacataaaaactagcttgatgtattcaaaaggtacttaaatacacaatacagtcagtagcggccacttttttaaatacctgtaaaatttaaatttaacttaaataatcacgattatttattttagcagtggtgctagtgtgcacgttgttgggctcttaaattagcatatcacaaataaataaagaaatacgttataagataatgattaggtactatatttaaaaattcgtcaaatataaaaggttacaaaaagttacgtattattaagatataaatattttcattcctattaggattagtgtatatatgttaggagcaatacatatgaatacatacattgatatggcaaatggttacaagttgttattacaactatccggttatcggacatttctgctccacagctccacgcagcgttcttggtcaccggaaaactagtctgtatatgcagcagatacgtgccctttgagctttttccaagaaatcatatgacgggccaggattatattattatcacacactcaagccatgattcactttctaaaacaaaatagtcacaaattaaacaatataatctaacttcctaattactaacgtcgctaattcctataaggtctaaatttaccagcttactcgtaaacaatgagaggttttacatctatgatgaatttagattataatttcggacgcgatatagcttccgcgggacttacggggatagtaagattaaattattatatttgaatttggtaattagtcagtacgctcatttttatttaaagattgatatatttcttaccttgaaattatcgctgtttctggtttagtacaacggtttccacacacacattagggcttttcataatccggataagaattgttgatgaagtcgccattgccggatacataatacagcaaggaaggaagagcgacaacggtttaaatttaactaagtctgtgcgaagacgcatttaactagatatgttgctcgtacatatgaatagtttttatttttaaattaataggtaaataaatatatttcaagtgaataaatcgtttttttatttcaagtgaataaatttatatttttggcgttaaatgacttaaatgacagcattgacattacagacttttgtcttgtctatgttcttaccggccagactcaaatcaaggcctatcaaagaggcctattgacaaagtttttttttttaattttatcaaggagggtagaggcacgtctacccttcatagattttatgaacatagacaaagacaaactgaaatagataataatttacatatttcaaaaaataaataataatttacatatgactttgactacttcataaaatacaaatcaaaatatatttgataaaataattggaattgttcctagaaatcgtatagacaaagccagttctagcaatgttgttgtagtaaaatatttttatggtaattactggcaatacagctctagaaacggagcacacatgtacaattatgaagggtcacgtcattccaaggaagtcaataggccttgctccgtaccgaggagcttgcgtttacagtgacggaccggcgcagagTAGTATATCCATATTCCATATTAGGTACCACTTCCATAATAAATACGACCCACATTTTCACCCCCTTAATGATGAGGTTTCCTGGatgaaaactatcctatgtccgtCCTCGGCCATCAAACTATTTCCATAtgaaatttcatctaaattggtTTAGTagtttaagtgtgaagaggtAAAGACAGACAGTTATTACTCTTGCATTTATAatgttaaattaatttattttctagGTCCAACACTTATCCTGGATAAACCAATACAAAGCCATCCGCAGCGCGATCAAAATCCAATGGCCCGGCTACATGATCCACGAGAGCGGAGCGTGGTCACCCGCGGCCCGCGAATGGAAGTTCCTGCCGCGGCGGTGTAGCCGCAGTTCCTATAACGAGACCAGGGATGAGGTCATGGGCTGCAACTATCTTATTACTGCGGATGCTGCTTTCGACAAGGTTGAAGCTGTCGAGGTTAGCTATTGCTTATTATTATAGAGAAATCAGACAAAACGTAACTAATGGCCTGGTTAAATGATCCACATGGCGGTGCAGCCCGCTACATGATCCACTAAAGCGCGGCGGTGTAGCCCGCGAGTGGAAGCTCCTGCTGCGGCGGTGTAGCCGCACTTCTTATAATAAAACCAGGGATGAGCTCAAAACAAAGATGCTATAATACTTACAACTGTTTGAGTCACCGACGTGTAATTATTTTGTTCACAGATAACAAAACACCAGCCGAAACTGGGTTTCTCCTCATTCAAGTTCATCCCTGGCTCCAACGACGAGGCCATAGTGGCCTTGAAGACCACAGAGTTCGAGGGTAAGACCGCCACATACATATCAGCTTTCAGAACGGACGGCACGGTGCTACTACATGACACGCTAGTAGAAAATTTGAAGTATGAAGGCCTGGAGTTTAtatgaataaattaattaataggtatttgtatatatgtataataaacgTTTAGTTTTGTTAGACCTCGTTTTTATTAACTTCtcttatttctacaaacaaaacTGCACAATTTAGTGTCATTGATCTTTAGGCAATTGATTGAGCTGTTAGAAAAGTAGGCGGTCGAAACTATGTATCATGCTTAGCTCTAGACTGCAACATTTGGAGTTATTTGTTTTCATAGAAAGATAGCTAAAGTCCTCGAGTACCTACACagttttttacaatatttgcaCTTACTTTATTTGGCCATAGTGGCCCTGAAGACCACAGAGTTCGAGGGTAAGACCGCCACATACATATCAGCTTTCAGAACGGACGGCACGGTGCTACTACATGACACGCTAGTAGAAAATTTGAAGTATGAAGGCCTGGAGTTTAtatgaataaattaattaataggtatttgtatatatgtataataaacgTTTAGTTTTGTTAGACCTTGTTTTCttaaataaggtagaagtactagtgctcgacgctgcactagtattcgacatgggcacttatgtcaaagtaatataggttaaatttgaacggcgaagattttattgtattcaaatttaatccttgtcactttgacataaagtgccgctgtcgaatactagtgcagcgtcgagcactagtacattTACCATACTCTTTACCAGGCTGAGGGAGATGTTTCCCGCATACGGCACTTCaatgagtaagactgacatccgattgtcatttttgaactgtcagcctggtaaTCTGACACATTCAGTGCCGGCGCCAGCTACGCGCTATCAGCCGGTAAAacccgtatgtagcgaaaagaaACAAAGTTGTTGTGCCCAAAGCTTTATTTAATCATCAAAAATATAACATTTCAAAACGattaataaaatataggtaatacATTTACGTAGTTATACTACAACACACATTTCCTGATGGAAAAcattaaaatcaataactaaAGCCCAGTTGAACAAGTAATCATTTAGTGCATCTAGCATGCTATCACTTTCTATAATAACGAATTAAACAGAGACAGCAAGTTTATATAACTGGTTATAACACTATATACATGAACTGATTCTCCTAAAACATAACAAGAAAGAAACACGTATATACATTATAGTATATAGATCTAAATATAGGAACACCAGGAACATATCACCAGGAAATCACAATATACATTCGAGCAGCGATTTCTGCCAATGTGTGCGCTTAACCGTCTGAACGCCAAGGGCCTATAAAATCGATTAAAACTATTTAGGTtcatataaacaaaatataaggATATATTTCCATCGAGTAATACTAGtttatttataacaataaaatacatttgtgACCACTACATATTACCTCAATATATTTCgtacaaatatatttaattgaaaataGGTTTAATTCCTATCATTATATCAAATCTGTTCAATCAGCTTCTCCATTCAAAAATCAACCTAAGCTCTTCATCATAAGGTTCATTTTGCAAGCATGGCATTCTTAAGATTAAGGTCCCTATAGAATCAACTCTTAGGACCATTCATTAGGGTATCATTTGAGACCTATAGATCTAGTAATTTCTTCGAACACAGTCCAGGCCATGGCAGCGGTGAGGGTACGGCGGAGCATTCTGGGCACTGCACCTTTGAAGTAGCCTTTGATCCCGTATGTCTGAAAGAGAGATATATGTTATTATTAAGAATAAGGGAGATAACTAAAGGTTGCCATATAAAACTAGATTACTTGTGTAGAATCAGCCATTTAGAAAAAAATCTTGAactttatttgtacataaatagggtTCTGAATTTCTGCGCTAAATTCGAACTTCTGGTAAATACTCAATTTGAACTAATCTTATTGCAACCTTAACTCTAAGATCGTGAGGTATATTTTGAAAATCCATTTCAGCTTGAGCACTGAACGAACGAATATTGATACTTCGCCCGTTTCAAGCAAATTAACACCTTAAATCAAAGACGTAAGGTTTATTTGCCTGATGTACGTATAGGGCAGCGGTTGCATGACTCCACTCATTACGGCTCGaccacgacattgagcgacttgcgacggcggtcGGGATattaaccataggttggagcgtatGGTCCAATCGacgtgtctcgctccaacctatggttatcgctgccgccgtcgcaagtcgctcaatgtcgtagTCGAGACGTTAGGGAACTTGTTAGGGTACAGCTGCATCTTAGTTTTCAGAACAGCGGTAGGATTGGTTACTAGCGACGCCGCTATGCCCGCTATAAGCTAATTTCAACCTTAATTCAAAGTCGTTAGGTGCATTTACCTGATGTACGTAAAGGGCAGCGGTGAAAGCATTAGGAAACTTCTCAGGGTATAGCTGCATCTTAGTTTTGAGAACATCGGCGGGATTGGTTACTAGCGACGCCGCTATGCCCGCTATGACGCCGCACGTGAAATGTATGGCGCTGGCTGCGCTTGGAGATTGCATCCATTCTGTAAAGAGAGGTTGAAATTGAGTCTTAGTGTGAAGTGATAAAGTTTCATTTTGAGTGGACTTGTTTGTTCGAAAATGTATAGAACGCTCTAAAGTAATTATTATATGTAACAGTTGCCAAGAGCACATAATGTAAAAAACACAAAAGTAGGAGCGagcaattaaaatatttaaaattgaaCCCTACAGCAAAGGTACTATGGTTCACTTTTAAATGAAACATCAGCTGTTATTGTAGCTATGATGATTAATATCTAGCAAATATTAAACACAGATGGTTACATATTTATCGATACTGTTGCCAACGAATAATTTACAATGTAATCTAATGACGATGATGTTATCTTGTATTAATTTCACTATCTTATTGTCGAAGAAGTTTCTATTAGGTTATTTATGTGAATTAAACGTGCAAAACATTTTTTATCTAATCATAATCTATTTGTGTATGAATGATAAATTGGTGTAAGAAAACTTTATATAACAtgacatgtattttaaataaGATAATGTTGTTTTCTGCTTTTATCATGGCACGCACAACAACTTTTATCACTAAataggtatagataattccattCATACCTAAGAGTGGTCTTGTTTCTGAGAAATCTATTGCCTAGTTAATAAGGCCGAAAGTTGGTAACTAGAGCTCCAAAAACACGTGAGTCAGTAATTATAGAGACTTTGGGCTTCTACACTGTTCTCAGGGCTTTGGTTTGGTTAGTGTAGGTACTTGTAGACAGTTACCTTTAGATACAGCCTGCTTGGTCTGCCTAAACATGAGGTAGAGCACCGAAAACGGAGCATCCCTTGCTAGCGTGGGCCCGAGGCCGCAGGACACGCCTCGCAGCCCTTCGGCCTTGTATACTGCATTGGGTTAGACTTGTGAACTTGTAGACAGTTACCTTTAGGCACAGCCTGCTTGGTCTGCGTGTAGAACATGAGGTAGAGCCCCGAAAACGGAGCATCCCTTGCTAGCGTGGGCCCGAGGCCGCAGGACAGGCCTCGCAGCCCTTCGGCCTTGTATACTGCCTTCAGGGCTCCTGTTAGGCTGGTGTATTTATAGACGCCTGATTCGTATctgaaagtaaaataaaatacatagttaAATATATTGAAGTAGTTATATATTACgtatcataaaaataaataaaagagtaaaaataaatagattctctatttattttctattattttatcaaactgAGGAATTTGACGCTTTCTATGGTAATCtgattattttataaactttaGATCAATACCTAATTTAAGCAATTCAATTAAATGTTAATTTTACAATCATTCaatgtaaattaaattatatgcaACTGCGATTCGACCGCGTGAGTACTTCTACGCGGTagtttatgtaaattaaaaGTGGAATAAACGATTTAGGTATGTAATTATTTACGTCATTGTATCGGGTCATAAGTTATCGAGAAATCAAGTAAAAACAATTGCACCACGCCCCAGTTCTGATTGTGGtttgtgataatgataataaaaatgaaaaatacaaCTAAATACCAAAAAATTGCGTGGCGATTTACGTCCTAAAACTTCAATGACTTATAGAACCACATGGATTTGCCCATTTCATTGTTACCTACTAAATTGACTGTCCTGCTACTGTCTGTGTACTAATTTTAAAATCTGACAAAATTCAACCTTAAAACAACGCTTTCAAATGAAAGGGTagccgctttcaaatgaaagggtggccgctttcaaatgaaagaagcgcctggcgtccgttggttcgttgggtggacgacatccggaaaattgcgggtcacttctgttGAGATTacctcaggaccgggacaagtggcgtactagaagctaggcctatgctcagcagtgggcgtaAAAGGGCtcatatgatgatgatgaaagtcgCAACTCACCTCGTCTTGATCACAGTGATAGGTATCAGCGCGACACCGCTCATACTCCTCGCAACAACCCCCAAAGCGACCGCCTCCAAAGCCCCCAGGTCCTGGTTCCTGGTCTTTCCCATCTTGGCTTTCAGCCAGTGCAGGGAAGAGAAGTAAAGGCCGACGCCAGGGACGCAGCGAGCGACGGAGGGTACCATGCCTCGCCATAGCCCGATAATGTGCTCTTGGCGGACGATGTTCGCGAAGATAGTTATCATGCCAGGTTGGATGCGGCCACTGAAAGGAGAATTGATATTAATCTCCCATTTTCCGAGGGTCTTGACAAAATTTGCAGTCATCTTTTGCATTATTTTCGAGAATAAATCAGCTGTTAGATCAAGAATTGTAAAAAATACCACATTGCCTTTTAAAAAAAGGGGTTTTTAAATCTAGACATGGAATCCTTCCACCACCATTGTTTAGAGTCGTAATTTCGCGAGtatgaaataggtaggtaccccTTCAGGTAGGAAGCTTGATTACAGAAATCTTAAAACTATTAGAATCATTTAGAGTTTCATAGTAAGTAAATAAGAAATACATAGTTACTGCAAGGGATTTTCTAGCAGATTctatgagaaaattaaaacacGTGCTATAAACTAAACAGTCAATGTTTTGGCTTTAAAACCCATTAAGTAAACAGAAAGTAAACAACCCGGGCACGTGTCGTCGCGTGATAGCCGAGAACTTCGTAATAACCCGACCCGTGATTATAATATTTGATGACAAATACTTAATACAAGATATTATCATGTAAGTCGTTTTATTGGATTCTTATTTGCTATAGATTAAGGTCTAGTCGGTTGCCAGTTCAATGTTTGTGACAGTAGgtaaattaattttacttgagtTGAAGTTAAAGAAATTAGGTTTTGAAATTCTGGCTCTCTCGtgacaaaatacaaataacagCAGATTGAGAGGCCTAGAGGTCTAGAGTAACTATGTAATGTATTAAGTAATTTTCTAGACATCATACTCAGTCAATTCCTttagtaaaagtaaaaaaaatggttacTTTCTATAAAATACCTGTCCGATTTTTGGTAGACCggtagatttaaaaatttgctcatgttaattattatacttaggtacctatttatgatAAGACCGTCTATAGCAAACAAAGCATGGAACACCGATAACATATCAACATAATTATCTAATTGAAGACTTAATTTATCAATCATTCATGTCAGTAACTAATCAGTCATACTTACTAAAATATTCTATAGAATATTATATCAACAGGAAAACTTGAAATAGATAATTCGGGGTAAGTTCCATTAAATACTATACTGGTAGAGTCGGGCCTAGATAACTCGGCGTGGAATTTGCAATGTCACCATTCACGTCAAACTTCCATGGAAATATGacgtttacaatgacactcCTTCACTTTGTTTTttcaagtcggtgcaaagttaacTTAGACAAACTCTCACAATCGCGAGTTCGAATATCGCCTGCGGAGGTGCTTTCCCACAATTCCTTTAATTCAAAAAATTGCAATGAATAACTCAGTTGGTGGTCCACCATATCAATGGATTTGAAACAGACCCAGTTGAACAAAGAGACAACCCAGGATCGCCCGACCTGGCGCTTGAGAACGAGGAGGGCCGACCCCAAATAATGGGAAGAGGCACGGAAAGAAGAAGAATGAATAACTCACTTGACGTTAGTCGCCGCCACCAGTTGCCCAGGGTTCTGGAGACGGGTCTTCACCAAGTCCAGGGGTTGGAGCAGCACCGTGCTGAAGGTCCCGGAGAAGGAACCGGCCAGGAACGCCTTGAACACCGGGTGGTACTGCAAGGAACAGCTCCATTAAACTACATACATTACAAATTTAAAGGTACAAACAAAACCCACTAGGAGTCTGAGGTAAGTTGCTTTAGGATAACTTCGAAAGATGGGTAATTTATAAAAAGGCTAATATCTACTGAACTAAAAGCAGTTTCTACTGTAACAACAGTAAGAAAGATGTTTAGCAAACGTTGGAATAGCATAAGtacagtaccgtctttaccataagggcacacggggccgtgctcagggcccccatcctcagggggcctcGAAGGACAGatagtaacagtatatttgatttgGAAGTTTAAAACAAAACTCGGTTTCGCAAGTCACGTTCGAGCCCATGCACGTCAGGCTTTACTGAATACCTGATACTGATTTGTCCGGGTGTCGCCATCGACGGATacgtctgggaggacatcatcatcatcatcatttgatTACCGacaataaatagaagatcataatagagaaatgttagtttaattcgctttctttaccactagctttctttactttccaaaagccccagcatagtttaagacggccctgtgTAAGTGTTGCAAAAGTTTGAAGT
The sequence above is a segment of the Cydia fagiglandana chromosome 9, ilCydFagi1.1, whole genome shotgun sequence genome. Coding sequences within it:
- the LOC134667445 gene encoding apyrase, coding for MYNYDLEERKMNSSLRDWRKALRTPATYRVGNAVTLQPRLIFLVGMIAAFLLILFYCNWTSSQPHIVQKWSSITRPYNATYPLTKPVVSGDVVTFRIGIVADMDTNSKSSTHPYTFHSYLKKGLLHYDAVKKHVAVAWDSQPATLLSSTYSHKGRGMELSELIVYDGRLLTFDDRSGMVFEIVNNKMIPWVILMDGNGHVEKGFKTEWATVKDEILYVGSMGKEWTTAAGDFQSYDPMWVKVINIHGEVQHLSWINQYKAIRSAIKIQWPGYMIHESGAWSPAAREWKFLPRRCSRSSYNETRDEVMGCNYLITADAAFDKVEAVEITKHQPKLGFSSFKFIPGSNDEAIVALKTTEFEGKTATYISAFRTDGTVLLHDTLVENLKYEGLEFI
- the LOC134667446 gene encoding mitochondrial glycine transporter B-like isoform X3, with product MEYLTQYHPVFKAFLAGSFSGTFSTVLLQPLDLVKTRLQNPGQLVAATNVNGRIQPGMITIFANIVRQEHIIGLWRGMVPSVARCVPGVGLYFSSLHWLKAKMGKTRNQDLGALEAVALGVVARSMSGVALIPITVIKTRYESGVYKYTSLTGALKAVYKAEGLRGLSCGLGPTLARDAPFSGLYLMFYTQTKQAVPKEWMQSPSAASAIHFTCGVIAGIAASLVTNPADVLKTKMQLYPEKFPNAFTAALYVHQTYGIKGYFKGAVPRMLRRTLTAAMAWTVFEEITRSIGLK
- the LOC134667446 gene encoding mitochondrial glycine transporter B-like isoform X2 produces the protein MDIVANYHPVFKAFLAGSFSGTFSTVLLQPLDLVKTRLQNPGQLVAATNVNGRIQPGMITIFANIVRQEHIIGLWRGMVPSVARCVPGVGLYFSSLHWLKAKMGKTRNQDLGALEAVALGVVARSMSGVALIPITVIKTRYESGVYKYTSLTGALKAVYKAEGLRGLSCGLGPTLARDAPFSGLYLMFYTQTKQAVPKEWMQSPSAASAIHFTCGVIAGIAASLVTNPADVLKTKMQLYPEKFPNAFTAALYVHQTYGIKGYFKGAVPRMLRRTLTAAMAWTVFEEITRSIGLK
- the LOC134667446 gene encoding mitochondrial glycine transporter B-like isoform X1, producing the protein MPQALGAFQNGWAIDTAAPVDLSDKDNEYHPVFKAFLAGSFSGTFSTVLLQPLDLVKTRLQNPGQLVAATNVNGRIQPGMITIFANIVRQEHIIGLWRGMVPSVARCVPGVGLYFSSLHWLKAKMGKTRNQDLGALEAVALGVVARSMSGVALIPITVIKTRYESGVYKYTSLTGALKAVYKAEGLRGLSCGLGPTLARDAPFSGLYLMFYTQTKQAVPKEWMQSPSAASAIHFTCGVIAGIAASLVTNPADVLKTKMQLYPEKFPNAFTAALYVHQTYGIKGYFKGAVPRMLRRTLTAAMAWTVFEEITRSIGLK